In Roseomonas fluvialis, one genomic interval encodes:
- a CDS encoding ABC transporter ATP-binding protein, with protein sequence MADAIDTAPARSQATGTPLMAVKGLEAWYGESHVLHGVTLDIHEGEVVTLLGRNGAGKTTTLRSIMGLVPRRAGSIRHAGQELINARSDVIARAGIAYCPEERGIFASLDVTENLMLPPVVRPGGMAVSEIYELFPNLKERARSQGTKLSGGEQQMLAIGRILRTGAKLLLLDEPSEGLAPVIVQQIGRTIRELKRRGFTVLLVEQNFRFAQTVADRHYVMEHGRVVDMVRNEDLNASMDRLHEYLGV encoded by the coding sequence ATGGCTGACGCAATCGACACCGCGCCGGCCCGCAGCCAGGCCACTGGCACGCCGCTGATGGCGGTGAAGGGTCTCGAGGCCTGGTACGGCGAAAGCCACGTGCTGCATGGCGTGACCCTCGACATCCACGAGGGCGAGGTGGTCACGCTGCTCGGGCGCAACGGCGCGGGCAAGACCACGACGCTGCGTTCGATCATGGGCCTGGTGCCGCGGCGCGCCGGCTCCATCCGCCATGCCGGGCAGGAACTGATCAACGCGCGGTCGGACGTGATCGCCCGTGCGGGCATCGCCTATTGTCCGGAGGAGCGCGGCATCTTCGCCTCCCTGGACGTGACCGAGAACCTGATGCTGCCCCCGGTGGTACGGCCCGGCGGGATGGCAGTCAGTGAGATCTACGAACTGTTCCCGAACCTTAAGGAACGCGCGCGCAGCCAGGGCACCAAGCTGTCCGGGGGCGAGCAGCAGATGCTCGCGATTGGGCGCATCCTGCGCACGGGTGCGAAGCTGCTGCTGCTGGATGAACCCAGCGAGGGTCTCGCACCGGTCATCGTGCAGCAGATCGGGCGCACCATCCGCGAGTTGAAGCGCCGCGGCTTCACCGTGCTGCTCGTCGAACAGAATTTCCGCTTCGCCCAGACCGTCGCCGACCGGCACTACGTGATGGAGCACGGCCGCGTGGTCGACATGGTCCGCAACGAGGACCTCAACGCCTCGATGGACCGGCTGCACGAATACCTCGGCGTCTGA
- a CDS encoding ABC transporter substrate-binding protein has product MTDLTRRGVLAAGSAAATWGALPLSRARAQAANTIKIGVLGDGSGMYRDLGGPGSTVCVRQAIQEFGAQGFNVEVVEADHQNRPDVGSTIARQWIDRDGVDMITDGTTSSVALALNQLVKEKNKVMLNSGAATSDLTAAACTANTIHWTYDTWMLANSTGGAMVRAGGDSWYFITADYAFGHALERDTANFVRAAGGRVLGQVRTPFPGTSDFSSFLLQAQTSRAKVVGLANAGSDTTNCIKQAAEFGLTRRGVKLAGLLVFLSDVHSLGLQTAQGLVLTETFYWDLNDRTRAFTTRVRPRMPNQAPPTMVQAGVYSATLHYLKAVKDMGVAAAKDGAAAVARMKAMPTDDDAFGPGSVRGDGRKLTPAYLFEVKTPAESRAPYDYYKLLQTTPADQAFRPVADGNCPLVRS; this is encoded by the coding sequence ATGACTGACCTCACGCGCCGCGGTGTCCTCGCCGCCGGTTCGGCTGCCGCCACCTGGGGCGCGCTGCCGCTGTCGCGCGCGCGCGCACAGGCCGCCAACACCATCAAGATCGGCGTGCTGGGCGATGGCTCGGGCATGTACCGCGACCTCGGCGGGCCGGGGTCGACGGTCTGCGTGCGCCAGGCCATCCAGGAATTCGGCGCCCAGGGCTTCAATGTCGAGGTGGTCGAAGCCGACCACCAGAACCGCCCCGACGTCGGTTCCACCATCGCGCGGCAGTGGATCGACCGCGACGGCGTGGACATGATCACCGATGGCACGACCTCCTCCGTCGCGCTGGCGCTGAACCAGCTCGTCAAGGAAAAGAACAAGGTCATGCTGAATTCGGGGGCCGCGACCTCCGACCTCACGGCCGCGGCCTGCACCGCCAACACCATCCACTGGACCTACGACACCTGGATGCTGGCGAATTCGACCGGCGGCGCGATGGTGCGCGCGGGCGGCGACAGCTGGTACTTCATCACCGCCGACTACGCCTTCGGCCATGCGCTGGAACGCGACACCGCGAATTTCGTGCGCGCCGCCGGCGGCCGCGTGCTCGGGCAGGTGCGCACGCCCTTCCCGGGCACGTCGGACTTCTCGTCCTTCCTGCTGCAGGCGCAGACCTCGCGCGCCAAGGTGGTCGGGCTCGCCAATGCGGGGTCGGACACGACCAACTGCATCAAGCAGGCGGCCGAATTCGGCCTGACGCGGCGTGGCGTGAAGCTGGCCGGGCTGCTGGTCTTCCTCAGCGACGTGCATTCGCTGGGGCTGCAGACCGCGCAGGGCCTGGTGCTGACCGAGACCTTCTACTGGGACCTCAACGATCGCACCCGCGCCTTCACGACGCGCGTGCGCCCGCGCATGCCCAACCAGGCGCCACCCACCATGGTGCAGGCCGGCGTCTATTCCGCCACGCTGCACTATCTGAAGGCGGTGAAGGACATGGGCGTCGCGGCCGCCAAGGACGGCGCGGCAGCGGTGGCGCGCATGAAGGCGATGCCGACCGACGACGACGCCTTCGGCCCCGGCTCGGTGCGCGGCGACGGCCGCAAGCTGACGCCCGCCTACCTGTTCGAGGTCAAGACGCCGGCCGAAAGCCGCGCGCCCTACGACTACTACAAGCTGCTCCAGACCACGCCGGCCGACCAGGCGTTCCGCCCGGTGGCGGACGGGAATTGCCCGCTGGTGCGCAGCTGA
- a CDS encoding ABC transporter substrate-binding protein: MSAVNRRSVLAAGAAGAAWGALPYRSARAQAANTIKIGVLNDQSGLYRDVNGPGSVACVRQAIADLGLAARGINVEVVVGDHQNRPDVGVNISRQWIDRDGVDMIIDVPTSSVALAVNTVVREKNKVFINSSGATSDLTGSACSPNTVHWTYDTYMLAKSTGGAMVRAGGDTWFFITADYAFGHALERDTGNFIRAAGGRVLGAVRTPFPGTTDFSSFLVQAQASRAKVIGLANAGGDTINSIKQAAEFGVTRRGVKLAALLMFISDVHSLGLQTAQGLVCTETFYWDLNANTRAFTQRVLPNMPQGLRPGMAQAGCYSGTMHYLKAVMELGVAAAKADGAATVARMKAIPTEDDAFGPGSIRIDGRRLCPAYLLEVKTPAESRAPWDYYKLLQTTAADEAFRPLAEGGCSLVRS, from the coding sequence ATGTCCGCAGTCAACCGCCGCAGCGTCCTTGCCGCCGGTGCCGCCGGCGCCGCCTGGGGCGCGCTGCCCTATCGCAGCGCCCGCGCACAGGCCGCCAATACCATTAAGATCGGCGTGCTCAACGACCAGTCCGGCCTGTACCGCGACGTGAACGGCCCGGGCTCTGTCGCCTGCGTGCGACAGGCAATCGCCGACCTCGGCCTCGCGGCGCGCGGCATCAACGTGGAAGTCGTGGTGGGCGACCACCAGAACCGCCCGGATGTGGGCGTGAACATCTCCCGCCAATGGATCGACCGCGACGGCGTGGACATGATCATCGACGTGCCGACCTCGTCGGTGGCACTCGCGGTCAACACGGTGGTGCGCGAGAAGAACAAGGTCTTCATCAATTCTTCGGGCGCCACGTCCGACCTGACCGGTTCGGCCTGCTCGCCCAATACGGTGCACTGGACCTACGACACCTACATGCTGGCGAAGTCGACCGGCGGTGCGATGGTGCGCGCCGGTGGCGACACCTGGTTCTTCATCACGGCGGACTATGCCTTCGGCCACGCGCTGGAACGCGACACCGGCAACTTCATCCGCGCGGCTGGCGGACGGGTTCTGGGTGCCGTGCGCACGCCCTTCCCGGGAACCACGGATTTCAGCTCCTTCCTGGTGCAGGCGCAGGCGTCGCGCGCCAAGGTGATCGGTCTGGCCAATGCCGGCGGTGACACCATCAACTCCATCAAGCAGGCGGCCGAATTCGGCGTCACGCGCCGCGGCGTGAAGCTGGCCGCGCTGCTGATGTTCATCTCGGACGTGCATTCGCTCGGCCTGCAGACCGCGCAGGGCCTGGTCTGCACCGAGACCTTCTACTGGGACCTCAATGCCAATACCCGCGCCTTCACCCAGCGCGTGCTGCCCAACATGCCGCAGGGGCTGCGTCCGGGCATGGCGCAGGCCGGCTGCTATTCCGGCACCATGCACTACCTGAAGGCGGTGATGGAGCTGGGCGTCGCAGCCGCCAAGGCCGATGGCGCCGCGACGGTGGCGCGCATGAAGGCGATCCCCACCGAGGACGACGCCTTCGGCCCCGGCTCGATCCGCATCGATGGCCGGCGCCTCTGCCCGGCCTACCTGCTGGAAGTGAAGACGCCGGCCGAAAGCCGCGCACCGTGGGACTACTACAAGCTGCTGCAGACCACCGCGGCGGACGAGGCGTTCCGCCCGCTCGCCGAAGGCGGCTGCTCGCTCGTGCGCAGCTGA
- a CDS encoding ABC transporter substrate-binding protein: MELTRRTALAAGTAAAIAPLSRARAQANTIRVGVLTDMSGTYRDNTGPTSVACTREAVAEFGASHGFTVEVVEADHQNRPDVGSNIARQWYDQGVDVIVDVPTSSVGLAVNQIAREKNKAYLNVGSATADMTGPACSPNTIHWAYDTYMLAKSTGGAMVRAGGDSWFFITADYAFGHALERDNANFVRAAGGRVLGQVRTPFPGTTDFSSFLVQAAAARPKVIGLANAGADTANCVKQAAEFGITRRGIKLAALLLFVNDVQGIGLQTAQGLVCTESFYWNMNDKTRAWTQRIIRRTPTNYPNMIHAGCYSATLHFLKTVAAMGVPAAKASGVELINRMKATPSEDDCFGTGTIRADGRRLIPSFLFEVKAPAESSGPWDFYKLLQTTPANEAFRPISEGGCSLVRS; this comes from the coding sequence ATGGAACTGACCCGCCGTACTGCGCTCGCCGCCGGCACCGCCGCCGCGATCGCGCCGCTGTCGCGCGCCCGCGCGCAGGCCAACACGATCCGCGTCGGCGTGCTGACCGACATGTCGGGCACCTACCGCGACAATACCGGCCCGACCTCGGTCGCCTGCACGCGCGAGGCCGTGGCCGAGTTCGGCGCGAGCCACGGCTTCACGGTCGAGGTGGTTGAGGCCGACCACCAGAACCGCCCCGATGTCGGGTCGAACATTGCGCGCCAGTGGTACGACCAGGGCGTGGACGTGATCGTGGACGTGCCGACTTCGTCCGTCGGCCTCGCGGTCAACCAGATCGCGCGCGAGAAGAACAAGGCCTACCTCAATGTCGGTTCTGCCACTGCGGACATGACCGGGCCGGCCTGTTCGCCCAACACCATCCACTGGGCCTACGACACCTATATGCTGGCGAAGTCGACCGGCGGCGCGATGGTGCGCGCAGGCGGTGACAGCTGGTTCTTCATCACGGCCGACTACGCCTTCGGCCATGCTCTCGAGCGCGACAACGCGAATTTCGTGCGCGCTGCTGGCGGGCGCGTGCTGGGGCAGGTGCGCACGCCCTTCCCGGGCACCACCGACTTCAGCTCCTTCCTGGTGCAGGCGGCGGCCGCGCGGCCGAAGGTGATCGGCCTGGCCAATGCCGGTGCGGACACCGCGAACTGCGTCAAGCAGGCGGCCGAATTCGGCATCACGCGGCGCGGCATCAAGCTCGCGGCTCTGCTGCTGTTCGTGAACGACGTGCAGGGCATCGGCCTGCAGACCGCGCAGGGGCTGGTCTGCACGGAATCCTTCTACTGGAACATGAACGACAAGACCCGCGCCTGGACGCAGCGCATCATTCGCCGCACGCCGACCAACTACCCGAACATGATCCATGCCGGCTGTTATTCGGCCACGCTGCACTTCCTCAAGACCGTCGCCGCCATGGGCGTGCCGGCCGCCAAGGCGTCGGGCGTTGAACTCATCAACCGCATGAAGGCGACACCCAGCGAGGACGACTGCTTCGGCACCGGCACCATCCGCGCCGATGGCCGCCGGCTTATCCCGTCCTTCCTCTTCGAGGTGAAGGCCCCGGCCGAAAGCAGCGGCCCGTGGGATTTCTACAAGCTGCTGCAGACCACCCCGGCGAACGAGGCCTTCCGCCCGATCTCCGAAGGCGGCTGCAGCCTGGTCCGGAGCTGA
- a CDS encoding ABC transporter substrate-binding protein: MARARAQGTAIRIGVLTDMSGPYRDTTGPGSVVLTQAAAAEFANRGFTVEVLQADHQNRPDVGANIARQWYDQGVDAIVDVPTSSVAFAVNTIAREKNKVFLNSGAASSDLTGAQCSPNTVHWTYDTWMLAKGTGAAIVRTGGDSWFFITADYAFGHALERDTANFVRSAGGRVLGQVRYPFPATTDFSAFVLQAQSSRAKVLGMANASTDTVNTIKSAREFGLHRSMKFAALLMGVMDIHALGLESAQGLLLTESFYWDLNDRTRALTQRVRQANQNRPPAMVPAGCYGATLHYLKAVADMGAAAAKADGRAAVARMKAMPTDDDAFGPGRIREDGRKIHPVFLFEVKSPAESRAPYDYYKVAATTPAEEAFRPLAEGGCSLVRS; encoded by the coding sequence ATGGCGCGTGCCCGCGCGCAGGGCACCGCCATCCGCATTGGCGTGCTGACCGACATGTCCGGCCCCTATCGCGACACCACGGGCCCCGGGTCCGTGGTGCTGACGCAGGCCGCCGCCGCCGAATTCGCCAACCGCGGCTTCACGGTCGAAGTGCTGCAGGCCGACCACCAGAACCGCCCCGATGTCGGCGCCAACATCGCGCGGCAATGGTACGACCAAGGGGTGGACGCGATCGTCGACGTGCCGACATCGTCGGTCGCCTTTGCGGTCAACACCATCGCGCGCGAGAAAAACAAGGTCTTCCTGAATTCCGGCGCGGCGTCCTCGGACCTCACGGGCGCGCAGTGCAGCCCGAACACGGTGCACTGGACCTACGATACCTGGATGCTCGCCAAGGGCACCGGCGCGGCCATCGTGCGCACCGGCGGGGACAGCTGGTTCTTCATCACGGCCGACTACGCGTTCGGCCATGCGCTGGAACGCGACACAGCGAATTTCGTGCGCTCGGCCGGCGGGCGGGTGCTGGGCCAGGTGCGCTATCCGTTTCCCGCGACCACCGATTTCTCCGCCTTCGTGCTGCAGGCGCAGTCGTCCCGCGCCAAGGTGCTCGGCATGGCGAATGCCAGCACCGACACGGTCAACACCATCAAGTCGGCGCGTGAATTCGGCCTGCATCGCAGCATGAAGTTCGCCGCCCTGCTGATGGGTGTCATGGACATCCATGCGCTGGGGTTGGAATCGGCGCAGGGGCTGCTGCTGACGGAATCCTTCTACTGGGACCTCAATGACCGAACCCGCGCGCTGACGCAGCGCGTGCGCCAGGCCAACCAGAACCGTCCGCCCGCCATGGTGCCGGCCGGCTGCTATGGCGCCACGCTGCACTATCTCAAAGCTGTGGCCGACATGGGGGCCGCCGCCGCCAAGGCCGATGGCCGCGCGGCGGTCGCGCGCATGAAGGCCATGCCCACCGACGACGACGCCTTCGGCCCTGGGCGCATCCGCGAGGATGGCCGCAAGATCCACCCGGTCTTCCTGTTCGAGGTGAAGTCGCCAGCTGAATCCCGAGCCCCCTACGACTACTACAAGGTCGCCGCGACCACTCCGGCGGAGGAAGCCTTCCGCCCGCTGGCCGAGGGCGGCTGCTCTCTCGTGCGTTCCTGA
- a CDS encoding branched-chain amino acid ABC transporter permease, producing the protein MLDIIENALGIPAPLLFGQLLLGLINGAFYAMLSLGLAVIFGLLNIINFTHGAQFMMGAFVAWMLLAWGGLGYWWALLIAPLIVGATGVVIERLMISRLYKLDHLYGLLLTFGIGLMIEGVFRNEFGSSGLPYRIPAELQGAWDLGFMFMPIYRGWVVVFALVCCLATWLVIEKTRLGAYLRAATENAALVQAFGVNVPRMITLTYGAGVALAALAGVLAAPIYSVNPQMGTNLIIVVFAVVVIGGMGSILGSVITGFGLGIIEGLTKVFWPEASATVIFVIMAIVLLARPAGLFGRA; encoded by the coding sequence ATGCTCGATATCATCGAGAACGCCCTCGGCATCCCGGCGCCGCTGCTGTTCGGACAGTTGCTGCTCGGCCTCATCAACGGTGCCTTCTATGCGATGCTCTCGCTTGGCCTCGCGGTGATCTTTGGGCTGCTCAACATCATCAACTTCACCCATGGCGCGCAGTTCATGATGGGCGCCTTCGTTGCCTGGATGCTGCTGGCGTGGGGGGGGCTGGGCTATTGGTGGGCGCTGCTGATCGCGCCGCTGATCGTGGGCGCCACGGGCGTGGTCATCGAACGGCTGATGATCTCGCGCCTGTACAAGCTGGACCACCTGTATGGCCTGCTGCTCACCTTCGGCATCGGGCTGATGATCGAGGGCGTGTTCCGCAATGAATTCGGCTCCTCCGGCCTGCCCTACCGCATCCCCGCGGAACTGCAGGGGGCCTGGGATCTCGGCTTCATGTTCATGCCGATCTACCGCGGCTGGGTGGTGGTCTTCGCGCTGGTCTGCTGTCTGGCGACCTGGCTGGTGATCGAGAAGACGCGCCTGGGGGCCTATCTGCGCGCGGCGACCGAGAACGCCGCCCTGGTGCAGGCCTTCGGCGTGAACGTGCCGCGCATGATCACGCTGACCTACGGGGCGGGCGTGGCGCTGGCGGCCCTTGCCGGCGTGCTGGCTGCGCCGATTTACTCCGTAAACCCGCAGATGGGCACCAACCTCATCATCGTGGTCTTCGCGGTGGTGGTGATCGGGGGGATGGGGTCCATCCTGGGGTCGGTGATCACCGGCTTCGGGCTCGGCATCATCGAGGGACTCACGAAAGTCTTCTGGCCCGAGGCATCCGCCACGGTCATCTTCGTCATCATGGCGATCGTGCTGCTCGCACGTCCCGCCGGCCTGTTCGGGAGGGCGTGA
- a CDS encoding branched-chain amino acid ABC transporter permease: MASETTAGAIAPVANDQGVIWGFSSAQLAALGVLVAFLATAPFFLYPVFLMKLLCFALFACAFNLLIGYVGLLSFGHAAYFGMGGYIAGYTAKAYGFTPELAVLVGAAVAGFQGWIFGWIAIRRQGIYFAMITLALAQMIYFVCVQAPFTGGEDGIQAIPRGALFGSISLYSDMNMYWFVAAIFLAGFLMIHRIIHSPYGQVLKAIRENEPRATSLGYRTDDYKLVAFILSATLAGVAGGVKSLVFGIATLTDVHWSMSGEVVLMTLVGGLGTVFGPVVGAAVIVTMQNYLAEMGAWVTVIQGAIFVTVVLAFRRGIVGEIANLLRVKL; the protein is encoded by the coding sequence ATGGCGTCCGAAACCACCGCCGGCGCGATCGCGCCCGTCGCGAACGACCAGGGCGTGATCTGGGGCTTCTCCAGCGCGCAACTTGCGGCCCTTGGCGTGCTGGTCGCCTTCCTCGCGACCGCGCCCTTCTTCCTCTACCCCGTCTTCCTGATGAAACTGCTGTGCTTCGCGCTATTCGCCTGCGCCTTCAACCTGCTGATCGGCTATGTCGGACTGCTGTCCTTCGGCCATGCGGCGTATTTCGGCATGGGCGGCTACATCGCGGGTTATACCGCCAAGGCCTATGGCTTCACCCCCGAACTGGCTGTGCTGGTCGGTGCCGCCGTGGCGGGTTTCCAGGGCTGGATCTTCGGCTGGATCGCCATCCGCCGGCAGGGCATCTACTTCGCGATGATCACGCTCGCGCTGGCGCAGATGATCTACTTCGTCTGCGTGCAGGCGCCCTTCACGGGCGGCGAGGACGGCATCCAGGCCATCCCGCGCGGCGCGCTGTTCGGCAGCATCAGCCTGTATTCCGACATGAACATGTACTGGTTCGTCGCCGCCATCTTCCTGGCCGGCTTCCTGATGATCCACCGCATCATCCATTCGCCCTACGGCCAGGTGCTGAAGGCGATCCGCGAGAACGAACCGCGCGCCACATCGCTCGGCTACCGCACGGATGACTACAAGCTGGTGGCCTTCATCCTGTCGGCCACGCTGGCGGGTGTCGCGGGCGGCGTGAAGTCGCTGGTCTTCGGCATCGCCACGCTGACCGACGTGCACTGGTCGATGTCGGGCGAGGTGGTGCTGATGACGCTGGTGGGTGGCCTCGGCACCGTGTTCGGCCCGGTGGTGGGTGCGGCCGTCATCGTGACCATGCAGAACTACCTGGCGGAGATGGGCGCCTGGGTCACCGTCATCCAGGGTGCCATCTTCGTCACGGTCGTGCTGGCCTTCCGGCGCGGCATCGTGGGCGAGATCGCGAACCTGCTGCGCGTGAAGCTGTAG
- a CDS encoding MmgE/PrpD family protein, which translates to MDTTAETRLIRHLVETPDSAIPASALAAARRFMVDALAVGLAGSAHPAQPGMIAAAGRWGGGEEASVWGEAIALPAPQAAFVNAFQAHALEFDAIHEAAVVHAMTPVLAAALAEAERAGGVSGTRLLGAVVLGLDLACTIGAAARGAMRFFRPATAGMFGAYGAVARLRGLDAATAAAGAGLLLGQIPGTMQAHHEGSVALAVQMGFAAAAGFRAADLAQAGLAGPAAWLTGPSGFLAMTEPEHDIAPGLAALGRDWQVERLSHKPFPSGRLTHPAIDGVQRILAQGAVETARVYEVRLLLPPLAMRLVGRPLVPGLTANYARLCLPYVVATTLRFGTVGLQDFTAPRLVDADTLALAAHVAMLPDGSTDQNAVVPQVVEIAMADGALHRAEVQATIGSPENPLSDAAQRAKAEACAAAARHPMPPARLYEMARLVERLASLPDAAVLGRALRTA; encoded by the coding sequence ATGGACACCACCGCCGAGACCCGCCTGATCCGTCACCTGGTTGAAACACCGGACAGCGCCATACCGGCCTCGGCCCTGGCGGCCGCGCGGCGCTTCATGGTGGATGCGCTGGCGGTGGGGCTGGCCGGTTCGGCGCATCCGGCGCAGCCGGGGATGATCGCCGCGGCGGGGCGCTGGGGCGGCGGCGAGGAAGCCTCGGTCTGGGGCGAGGCGATCGCCCTGCCCGCTCCGCAGGCCGCCTTCGTCAACGCCTTCCAAGCGCATGCGCTGGAATTCGACGCCATCCACGAAGCTGCCGTCGTGCACGCCATGACGCCGGTGCTCGCGGCCGCGCTGGCGGAGGCCGAGCGCGCCGGCGGCGTCAGCGGCACGCGGTTGCTGGGCGCGGTCGTGCTGGGGCTCGACCTGGCCTGCACCATCGGCGCGGCGGCGCGCGGGGCGATGCGCTTCTTCCGGCCCGCGACCGCCGGGATGTTCGGCGCCTATGGCGCGGTGGCGCGGCTGCGCGGGCTGGATGCGGCCACCGCGGCGGCGGGCGCGGGGCTGCTGCTGGGGCAGATCCCCGGGACCATGCAGGCGCATCACGAAGGATCGGTGGCGCTGGCGGTGCAGATGGGCTTCGCGGCGGCGGCGGGGTTCCGCGCGGCGGATCTGGCGCAGGCGGGGCTGGCGGGTCCGGCGGCCTGGCTCACGGGGCCGTCGGGTTTCCTCGCGATGACCGAGCCGGAGCACGACATCGCGCCGGGGTTGGCGGCGCTCGGCCGCGACTGGCAGGTCGAGCGACTGTCGCACAAGCCCTTCCCCTCGGGTCGGCTGACGCATCCGGCGATCGATGGCGTGCAGCGCATCCTGGCGCAGGGCGCCGTGGAAACCGCGCGCGTATATGAGGTCCGGCTGCTGCTGCCGCCGCTGGCGATGCGCCTGGTGGGACGGCCGCTGGTGCCGGGGCTGACCGCCAATTACGCTCGGCTGTGCCTGCCCTATGTCGTGGCGACAACCCTACGATTCGGGACGGTGGGGTTGCAGGATTTCACGGCGCCGCGGCTGGTGGATGCCGACACGCTGGCACTGGCCGCGCATGTGGCGATGCTGCCCGATGGCAGCACCGACCAGAACGCCGTGGTGCCGCAGGTGGTGGAAATCGCCATGGCGGATGGCGCGCTGCACCGCGCCGAGGTGCAGGCGACCATCGGCAGCCCTGAGAATCCGCTCAGCGATGCGGCGCAGCGCGCGAAGGCCGAGGCCTGCGCCGCGGCCGCGCGGCACCCGATGCCTCCGGCACGGCTGTACGAGATGGCGCGCCTCGTGGAACGCCTGGCGTCGCTGCCGGACGCCGCGGTGCTGGGGCGCGCGCTGCGCACGGCGTGA
- a CDS encoding NtaA/DmoA family FMN-dependent monooxygenase (This protein belongs to a clade of FMN-dependent monooxygenases, within a broader family of flavin-dependent oxidoreductases, the luciferase-like monooxygenase (LMM) family, some of whose members use coenzyme F420 rather than FMN.) yields MAAKKFHLGWFLQGSSVQAWGEDWTGNIGTEWMVPEFFIEMTKNLERACFDYVLLEDSSYIGESYGGSREIYLHHGLSVPRQDPSVVAALLARETSRIGIVATFGTFAYPPYLLARLVATLDQVSSGRIGWNAVTGSSDFAARNFGLDGMPPHDTRYDIADEYMEVARKLWGSWEPGAIIADRERGILVDHTKVHAINHDGPHFKVRGPLNSGPCVQGQPVIAQAGGSPRGRQFASRHSDTIVAMVKGTEGMKAYRDDIRARMVAHGRNPDDCKVLFLVSPVLGDTEEEARARHKRRLATTEDEIARRLAHLSKITNLDFGALPLDKPLGSLTTNGHQQSLDEFLRKAGNRTLREAAEIYSDAGSIPLVGTPAQVAEQMGAAMEEIGGDGFLITTNQTSRRVIAEIADGLVPELQRRGLTRRSYDHAMFRDNLLAF; encoded by the coding sequence ATGGCGGCGAAGAAATTCCACCTCGGCTGGTTCCTGCAGGGCTCCTCGGTGCAGGCCTGGGGCGAGGACTGGACCGGCAACATCGGCACCGAATGGATGGTGCCGGAGTTCTTCATCGAGATGACGAAGAACCTCGAGCGCGCCTGCTTCGACTACGTGCTGCTGGAGGACAGTTCCTACATCGGCGAATCCTACGGCGGGTCGCGCGAGATTTACCTGCACCACGGCCTGTCCGTGCCGCGGCAGGACCCGTCTGTCGTGGCCGCATTGCTGGCGCGCGAAACCAGCCGCATCGGCATCGTCGCGACCTTCGGCACCTTCGCCTATCCGCCCTACCTGCTCGCGCGCCTGGTCGCGACACTCGACCAGGTATCGTCGGGGCGGATCGGCTGGAACGCGGTGACCGGGAGTTCCGACTTCGCTGCGCGCAATTTCGGCCTGGACGGCATGCCGCCGCACGACACGCGCTACGACATCGCCGACGAATACATGGAGGTGGCGCGCAAGCTGTGGGGCTCGTGGGAGCCCGGTGCGATCATCGCCGACCGCGAGCGCGGCATCCTGGTCGACCACACCAAGGTCCACGCCATCAACCATGACGGACCCCACTTCAAGGTGCGCGGGCCGCTCAATTCCGGCCCCTGCGTGCAGGGCCAGCCGGTCATCGCCCAGGCGGGCGGGTCACCGCGCGGCCGGCAATTCGCCTCCCGCCATTCCGACACCATCGTGGCGATGGTGAAGGGCACCGAGGGGATGAAGGCCTACCGCGACGACATTCGCGCGCGCATGGTCGCGCACGGGCGCAACCCTGACGACTGCAAGGTGCTGTTCCTGGTCTCCCCGGTGCTGGGCGACACCGAGGAGGAAGCCCGCGCGCGCCACAAGCGGCGCCTGGCCACCACCGAGGACGAGATCGCGCGCCGGCTCGCGCACCTGTCGAAGATCACCAACCTCGATTTCGGCGCGCTGCCTCTCGACAAGCCCTTGGGCTCGCTCACCACCAACGGCCACCAGCAGTCGCTGGACGAGTTCCTGCGCAAGGCCGGCAACCGCACGCTGCGCGAGGCCGCCGAGATCTACTCCGACGCCGGCTCCATCCCGCTGGTCGGCACGCCGGCCCAGGTGGCCGAGCAGATGGGCGCGGCCATGGAGGAGATCGGCGGCGACGGCTTCCTGATCACGACAAACCAGACCTCGCGGCGTGTCATCGCGGAGATCGCCGACGGACTGGTGCCTGAACTCCAGCGCCGCGGCCTGACGCGCCGCTCCTACGACCACGCGATGTTCCGCGACAATCTGCTGGCGTTCTGA